ATTAGTAATCAGTATTAAGTATTAACTAACGATTAATATATGGATTAATGAAAACCTTTCGGTAGTCTTAGTGGTTACCATATGGTTGCTCTATAATGTGAGGAAGAGACATAAGTAAAACAGACACAAGAGAGACCACTCAAACTAGCGAGTTGATAGAAACAAAAAAAGTGTTGTTTGTTTGGTACAAAGCAAACATGCAGAGGGAATCTTAGGTTGTAAAATGTAGAAGCTTTCCATCTGTGATTGCTTTCCCCGACCGATGATCTAAACATCGATCTTTCCGCTTCCGCTGCTAGTATTCGGTACGTCTCGAATCTATTTTTTATTCTAACAATTCTGTTTGGTTCGGCTTTTCGTTTTGGTCTTTTTGATTGTATTAGTTCTAGTTTGGGTTGTTGTTCGTTTCATTGGTTTGATGAAGTGTTTTTCGTTTTTTCTAATAAAGTTTCTAGTTTTTTTCTTAAAAAGCACtccttatatataaaaaaattatatattcggTACAATCTTCGATTTCTAGAAATATCATAAAAGAGTGATAATTTTAACAACAATAGATGATGAAAGAAACGGAGAACATGACAAAGTCAGGGCGAACGTGACGAATGTACCGAATACTAGCATGCATGCCGGTAGAAAGTCTTAGATACGTGACGAATGTATTTTTTTCAACTGTTTGCTTATAATTCTGTAAACTATTAATTGTTGATCTTGTCGTATAAAAAGAGATCTACAATGACATATGAGTGTTTATATTTTTATTGCATTGACTTTGACTCTACAGTGCATTCTTAATCCAATTACGTTTATTGTACGtagtatttattaattaatttttatatttatttataccaAGTGTTCGTTCACTCGTTCTATAAATACACCCCTTACATTTTATTGACTACTCACAAAACCATATACACGCATACGAGTACTACTCAGCTCCCCAAATAATAATGGAGTATCTATTTTTTGTCCTATCTTCTATTGTTTTCTTCTTCATCCTACTTCATGGCATCAAACTCCACCGTAATAGAAGAATGCCACCGGGACCTACCGGCCTCCCCATCATCGGAAACCTACTAGACCTCGGTCCAAAACCACACGAGTCCCTAGCCAAACTTTCAAAAAAACACGGTCCACTTATGACCATCCGCTTGGGCAGCATCACCAGCGTGGTAGCATCCACGCCATATGCTGCCCGAGAAATCCTCCAACGCAATGACGAGTCATGTTCTGGACGTAACGTCCCAGACGCTGTCACTGCGTTGGATAGTCATGACGCTGCAGTACTCTGGATTTCACCTAATGACGAATGGCGTACAATTCGGAAAGCGCTCAACTCGTACCTAACCCACCAACATAAACTCGACACACTGCGACAACTTCGGGAGAACGTTGTGGATGGGATGTTGGACTTTCTTCGAGAGTCAGGGCAAAATAATGTAGACGTGGACATAGGAAAGTTGGCATTCGCGGTGGCACTTAATCAAATGTCAAACACGTGTCTTTCACGTGATGTTACAAGTTATGAGTCTGATGATATTGGAGGGTTCAAAACTGCTGTAAAGACATTGATGGAGGTGGACGGGAAGTTTAACATAGCGGACATATTTCCAGTGTTGAAACCGTTGGATCCACAAAACATACGACGACAAGCAAAGGCAGCTTATGATTGGTTCGATAAGGTCACCGAAGGTTTCATAAACGAGAGGCTAAAACATCGAGAGTCGAAGCTTCCGAGATTTGGTGATATGTTGGACTCATTGTTGGATTATAGCGAGGAGAAAGAGACCAACTTCAATCTCATACACATCAAGACTTTGCTTGTGGTATGAAATAGCTTCTAAAATTCTTAATATGTACATAAATTTTACAATCTAAGTTGAAACTACAGCAGAAACATATATTGAGGTGGTCAGAAAAAAAGGTCTGAAACGGCCATAAATAACCTTGTTACCTTTGTAACCtgaataataaaattttaaaaagtttatttgTTTATTATACAATTAGTGTTATAAGTGATATACGTTAAGTTGACATTAGTTAAGTTTTGTTTAACAAAATTTTGATAAATTACAGGATTTGTTTCTAGCTGGAACCGAAACGAGCTCAAACACAACAGAATGGGCTATGACTGAACTGTTATTGAACCCCGAAATGTTTTCAAAAGTTCGAAAAGAGGTCTCTACCATAGTCGAAAAAGATGGAAAGATTCAAGAAGCGAAAATCCTCGATTTGCCTTATTTAAATGCCGTCATCAAAGAAACAATGCGACTTCATTTATCCGTGCCGTTATTAGTGCCTCACAAAACAGAAACTGAGGTTAAACTCGGTAAATACATAGTACCAAAAAATACTCAAATTTTGGTAAACGCGTGGGCCATTGCACGTGACCCTGAATATTGGGACAACCCGTTGATTTTCAACCCGGAAAGGTTTATGGGAAATGAGGTGGACTATAAAGGACAACATTTCGAGTTTATACCATTCGGGTCGGGTAGAAGAATGTGTCCTGGAATACCATTGGCTCATCGGGTCGTGAGTTTAATGGTGGCATCATTTGTGAATCATTTTGATTGGAAGCTTCCCCATGCTAGAGAAGAAATGGACATGAATGATATTTTTGGCCTTACATTACTTAGGGCAACTCCTCTTATGGCTACTCCAATACCAATCAATTATTAATTATGAGTGATTATGGATTGGtgtaaaagagtgatggaattgcaATAAATCTTACTGCATGTTAGAGTGTCAAGAGAAAGGGTTAAAGTGAACAATAAATCTTACTGTACGTGTAGTCGTTTTCGACAAtgctaattaaaatatatatacttttattacaTTAAATGTAACGTAAATAGATTTTTATTTcgcgaaaatattaatatatatatatatatatatatatatatatatatatatatatatatatatatatatatatatatatataaagaccgTAAAGATTCGGTGGAATACACAAACGATTACAATTGAAAGGTCTCGCTCTGATCGTCCTACAAATTGAACGGTAATATTGAAAGAGAGCGAGGACATTGAAAATAAAATTGAAAGATACAATACATTCGTATAACCACCAATATATGTGTAACGTAAATAGATGATGGGCTGATGGCCCTTTTAATTTGTTACTAGTTGACAAATATTGTAACTGAAATACTCCGTATGATATTTTTCGATGAAGATCGATTTGTTTCCCTATGTATTTTGATAGtaatttaataaagataataaaatataataatgagTAGATCCATTGATCATatcataattcataatcataataatataatattaaatatataatatatatacatacgtaaattatttattaatatttaatatttatttcagATTTCAGATTTAGATATTCACATATCTAGCTAGCTAAGAATATTTTACTAGAGTTTAAATGCAATCCATACATAATTCTGTTTAACGTAAGGAGGTACTCTCTTTATTTTTAATGTAAAGAGGTACCTTTTTTATTTGCAAAAGCTTGTAATTTCTAACTCATTTTAAAGAACTCaaaataaaacataaaataaattaataaatagtaTTTAAGTAATTTCATTATCATAAACTCTACCTTTTTTACATTCGATATGACGGTCCTATTACCACACACAACCCCAAAAGAAATAAAATCCCCATTTTTGAAGCTACTTTTCGGTGTGTTAACCTAGTGCCTATGTTCGAACTAAAAAGGGTTCATGCCATGATGTCTTGCAGAGATATTGATTATGCTCTGCACATCTCTGTGAAGCTCGAAGAGCTAATTGAAATGACCAACATGAGCGAAATTGTCCATTTTCTCAGGGTTTAAGCTTAATTGTTGCTTAGTGTCTTCAAAGTGATTATGAAGATTTAGGTGAACTCGGTGAAACACTACAACTAATTAAGGAAGGGATGTATGGTAAACCCCGTGTTAAACCATATCCTGGTTTGACACAAACAATGATTGAAAGAATCGACTTATCAGAATGAGCCCTACTTGACTTAACCTCTGACGTAGTACCTGTTGAGGGGGAGGGCCCTCAACCAGAAGAGGCAGTAGAAGAACATTTTGCTACTACAGAACCCAATGAAGAGACATCTGTATTCTTACTTACTAACACGGTTGATGAAATGGTTATAGAATATGGTGATCCTCAAATAAAGGTAACCCAGTCTTATCAACTGATTCACCAACCAAGCTGGTTATAGAATATGTTGCTCGATCAATCCTTGGTGAAGGATTTGCCGAAGTCTTTGTTGTTGCTTCGACACACGTCACATTGGAGTGAACAGCAGTCTTAATTGCCAAGTCTTCTACAGACTCTGCTATATAATCTGATACTCCTCTAGAccaatgtaacgacccgaatttttcgacttatatttatactttatactttcacgaatctgcgtatatgtacgtactgagctagttaatattctgggatcattatccatgataattactttcgttaatatcttaaaacgtgttattaagtgcttaatcacttaacttgatcctcgaatgcttttatgaccgttagtgtcactagtcgtttagaacgagatacgtacttggtacacgttaaactttggtcataactggagtattatgactacgtaatcctaattgttatttcttaatgacaattacttagcttgTTGGTTGCTTAATTGCGCTTAGTGTTTTATAATGCACACtaattagtcttaatggacttatcACCTTAATGGAGTAAGATCACCaatgcccaccctactctagctaatggactagtaAATGAGCCCATCTTAATGGACTTATGAATCCATTAAGACATAAGACAAACCCATTTAAGAATTAAGACAAAATGCATGCATGCTTATGAACCATCCTTACATGTTTTAACCTCATTCAAGCATGCTAGCCAACATGCAAACATCACCCTTGTACCACCACACATGCCAAGCCAAAATGGTCCCCCCCCATGCTTGAAACCGTCGGCCATATGCACCCCTCACCACCACCTAAAATTTACAAACTTCATTCTCATTTTCTCACAAAACACACACAATTCTCTCTAGTTTTCTCTCTAGTTTCTTACTCTAAATTACTTAAgaaaacttgtaagttttcttgaactttctttcttctttttctttcctaattcaaaatcatcatcatcatcaagggatcaagctttttagctttttgatcttgttatatcttgtagattcaaaccttggttgaaaatcttcaagaacatggaggattcaagctctctagctttgaatcttcattacctttgttagatctaagctcatagcttaagatctctttatttttgttaaaggatcaaaacttatgtttatgatcttcatgtaacttgtaaatctagctttttgctttaaggatcttcaagaacattagagatccaagctttctagcttgaggtttctacaaaaatCTTGTTAAAAGATCAAGTTTATTAACTTGTGATCTTCTTTAAGTTGTTTTACTTCAATTTTGTAACTTGAGTTTTCATTAAAcaaagatacaagctttctagcttgaagtctcataagtattgttaagagatccaagctttctagcttagagtttcatCATTTTGTTTGATCTAatttatgtaacttatggtcatccaacttgataaaacaaaagctcactagcttatatttgttgtaaaaatctaagttttacaacttaaggttttgtaaaagttgaaattctaagttctataacttagggtttcacctaGAACCCAAGAtatagactttctagtctaaggtcttcaatatttagctaagatctaagttctataacttaaggtcttgcttgtttggtTTGAATCCAAGTTTATAGCTTAAAATTCCAattagaacttgtacttgtgtcgaaactaagaacttgatgtaactttggttcatcatccttcaaaaactcttaaatgagttgtacttcttttcttagtcttgacattgtgtgttgatggttaaaacttggtcaaaataatgctaaaacatcaaagagttgtacgcttggggcttatacgcatcaaggatgagaaccgtgataagcattaaacaccaagaaacccaccggagcacttgtatcTGTTTTTTAAGGTCTGATCTGACTCATggagcttctggaaaattgatttccagaaagttcgggatgtgtagatgacttttcgtttaagactcgcctaaatccgatatacggtttaagaTTTATAGTCTTCCGAATTTCACTacaccttcgtaacgacgtgctgaaatttctgacctactcgggctttgaccgtcgccacggtcaaacgacataaaagcagtctttggaatatcatcctccttcacccgcatttgatgatatccagaacgtaaatcgatcttcgaataaaccgacgagcattatagttgatcaaataagtcgtcgattcttggtagtgggtaacggttcttgatagtaagtttgttcaactctcggtagtcgatacacaacctgaatgtaccatccttctttttgacaaacaagacaggagctccccatggtgatgtgcttggtcgaatgaaaccacgttctaaaagttcttgtagttgactttgtaattccttcatttcgctgggtgcgagtcggtatggagcacgagatattggtgcagctcctggtacaagatctatttcaaattccacagatcggtgtggaggtagtcccggtaattctttcgaaaatacgtcaggaaattcttttgtgacgggaacatcattgatgttcttctctttggtttgtattttctcgacgtgtgctagaacagcatagcaactttttcttattagtttttgcgcctttaggttactaataagatttaacttcgcgttgctcttttctccgtacaccattaagggttttctcttttcgcgcataatgcgaatcgcatttttgtaacaaacaatttctgctttcacctctttcaaccagtccatgccaattatcacatcaaaactccctaactctactggtatcaaatcaatcttaaacgtttcgctaaccagtttaatttctctgttccgacatattttatctgctgtaattaatttaccgtttgctaattcgagtaaaaatttattatccaaaggcgtcaatggacaacttaatttagcacaaaaatctctactcatatagcttctatccgcacccgaatcaaataaaacataagcaggtttttcatcaataaggaacgtacccgtaacaagctccgggtctttctgtgcttcAACCGTatttatgttgaagactcttcctcggccttgaccattattattcccCGGGTTTGGACATGTATTTCTGTAatgacccttcttcccgcatctgAAACATGTAACGTTGGCAATACTTGTTCCGACGTTATACGTTCCTTTATTTCTATTATccgctggtccgtagacttcacactttgtagCACTGTGACCCTTCTGTTGCATTTGGTGCATAACTCCCTGCAAAAGTCATCCGAATGATATTTCTCACACCTTAGGCATCGATTTTTCtgccttttgttgttgttgttgttgttgttgttgttgttattgttggggttgttgttgcggttgaaattgttgttgggacggttgttgtagtggttattgttgttgttggggcatTTGTTATTGCGATAAATGGTGCGATTGaatttgtgattattgttgttatgattgttgaggtgattgttactgttgttgtgttggtgacttttgtcactgttttcttcccactttctcttgacttgtttcgtgttggcttctttggcctcctgttctttaatccttccctcaatctgatttatgagtttgtgagccattcgacttgccttttgtatggaggcgggctcgtgtgaactcacatcttcttgaatcctttctggtaatccttttacaaatgcgtcgatcttttcttcttcatcttcgaacgctcttggacacaataagcacaactctgtgaatcgtcgttcgtacgtggtaatgtcgaaaccttgcgttcgttgtaacatcccgcgttttttccgttcaatttatttttaacaccgtcttttttttagataatatctttcgttatctaaattcgtatcttccattaACTAACATTTTTGATATTTTCATTATTcgattataatatctttcgtttatTTCCGCGTATTTAAAATTAATTCGTTTGGTAAATttccgcacccgcttttaaactcgagggactaaaattgccaagggaccaaactagttgactaggtcaactagtcaatctcaccaccaccactcattcattcacccTTCTCTTTCTCTCTTCCTTTTTTCTTCCATTTTTGCTCTCAACTTCCaaattcactaaatcatcatctaaattcgatctaggaagcttacatcaaaacaaattacattttcgtgatcctctcttcatcctctacattttggtaccaatttcatcaagtttgggtaactttctaaaaacactagatttctctaaattcgttttatatacttaaaatggtgttaattagtgtctatggctcaagtctaacatgaatatgtgatttgtttgctcgatttgttgctttgagtaactagcttaaatatgaaaaatgggtgtacTTAATCTTGGATTTTGAATGattaaatattgttagatgttaaaagttcatgtattaaatgtgttactagcatcattagcttcaatttgatgtgtaggttgattgagaaaacttcataaacatgattattgattttgtgattttgagttagggtttgatgaactttaaaatgaacttttgatgccttgaatgacatgagatgttgttagtaagtgtttagttatattatatgtttaattaccttcgaaacggcatatcatatacgtaaattggtttcccgaatcatgaaatgcatttttagaacttgaaactttgattatgaacatttaacgatcattcgacaaaGTTTTTGTTGTGGTAAATGATGAACTTGtttgatgaaatatgtttagttgtgttccttttcgaaatacctttccaacgatataagatacttgttttgaatgtttacggttcatgagttatgcttgtttgaagtttggttcgtgcacttgataaaactcagaaacaacatttcccaggtacaggagcgacgctcctgaactaagagcgccgctcctggtagGCCTTTTTGTGGAATTTTTCATCAGACATCAGGAACACTGCTTCTGAAAACAAGAGCGCCGCTTCTGGtcctcaagagcgccgctcctggtttTGGTGCGCCGCTCCTGTGCTGAAAACGTAGACCAACTTATTTTATGTTTCACAAATTcatccccgcttactcgcaactccgattaacatgaaacttggccaacatgtttatatatgattacgaattgaagaaaaattgtcggatacccgacccgaccccgtcgacgttgactttgactttgaccaagtttgacttttagtcaacttaaccaaacacttttgcaatcgttctaatcttcttttatacttgattcttgcatgaaacttgataacgtgattcacatgctataataatcaagtcgaaacgagccataggaataattgaacacatttcgcccgaccttgtgtcgtaaccggttaattgatacaacttacttatttaggtcaagactaaacaactttcatgcacacgtttactttgtgaagtacatttatactcgtgcacccgatgtgagatcatagtcccacccttttcaataacttttttacttttaaatcgtggattgagaaacatatactttgtatacattttatatGGTTTATACTCTTATACTTTGAACATAAATACGAAAAcaaagatacgtacgagttagaacaaaaatcctctagtccaattatcatcagttacacatGTAGGGTGTAAgcatgaacttatgttgtgtggccatacgggtttgacgaaccctcattcggatgaatgaaacgtattttcgggaaatagtgtaggttctaacactatatgcagaggtaagatttagttaagctttgataattggatgctcgtgatacaaacacatcttttgagatgtatacgctttgatactaaaccttgtggttcaaaaacatacttttacaaatacacctatgatttcaccaacgtttttcgatgacagttttctatatgtttctcaggttcatgaatggctatttgatacatgcttccgcgtacactcatacttgcttggggtcaagcatacatgcatacactttgaatacttgcttggagtcaagcatacatgcatacgctagtgatagcacctttggattcaaacaaatgtttacatacttacgctatttatagcaaccgtgattttaaactaattatgtcgcaagttatttcatttatactttataactttgtaaacttaaaccttttgtcgaaccgtttggtaaacttaaactttgcaagtcatacatgtttcaaatgaatgcgacataattttggtcaacgcgtctcatatagggactatgaccacgcaacgggacctaagttatcggcgccatcaatgatgattttgtcgggtcgctacagatggtatcagagcgttggttgtagggaactaggatatgcattaatgtgtctgacagagtcgttaggacgcattagtgaatctagactacaaccggatagttagccattgcatgctgacatacattttctatagatagcacttacttgacaacTTGTGtattatacttgaatctttcttaggtgaacttcttaatggtaccaaactttcatcatacaaatccgtattctgccactttctggtaacacacgtaaattcatgattcctaTGCGTAAAGATGACGATGACTTCATTAGTctcacttgttcgggaactctgtctcccacattgttatttgccaccgtttcaacttactattggtgtcacaccggtgttccttactatctaccacttcgtgttactaccatcactactctaggtgagtatcatcatcactacttatcactacggttacgtactactcgttatctTAATTCGTTACCATTTTTCGTGCCTAAAAACATTATTatctgacttgaaccgcattgacgtgaaccatcatttatacatttccctcgggaaacgcatcttcagagttgcacaaattctttctatccaatacgagtcacgtttgagacgtcgttgcactttgttcattttaaatcttcacgattacacgaacttgaatctatggagtgatgtgggaatggaggtatgagttagcgtaatataacgacactcgatcaacgtggttatattacagtaattcacaccaaagttctaatgacacgtgatggtgattggactcgatcaacctaatcactatcatgtgccatgtacatgacttcatttttcttgtttgaatatccgaaaactccgagaatattgataacaaccatagcAGGGACACATCTtcaattattgtcgaaccatattatgCTTctaaatgaatgacaaattctttcaacttcaaacatatgttacacatgtatactatctcgttttcgcacagtttattgacgaactacaatatgcttgatatgctcacatcgaggtgtAAATTTCTCTCGCATTACATTCGTACTTCCGTATGAGGAAATTTTTATTCTACATTCTCAATGGAgggatagactcttcacgttatgctaGTATTCATCCCGagagtgaatagtcctaacgaacgttttcagaaaccgataagaaacttgttctaacaaacgttttcaggtcctaataaatttgttcaaatataccttacagaaatgtaccttggttcggaccgagatcctcatttcacttctagatttcggagtgccttacaaaaaaagcctcgggaccacgtttagacatgggtaccgcgtatcacccacaaaccgacgaacaaagcaaatgtacgattcaaacctcggaagccataatacgaatttgtgttatcaatttCAAATTTACTTGGGAGAAGCCTTTGCCTTtaactgaattctcttacaacgatagttatcacacgagtattaacgccacacctttcgaaaactcataTAACCGCAATTATCATTTTCTTATTTGTTGAACCGAAgaaggtgacaagcaaaccactgaacctgaactcattcatgaaataaccgttaagatcattcaaatccaagaaagactcaagacggcccgtagtcgccaaaagagctacgccgatgttagatgtaaacatttcaaattccaagtgggtaaccgcgtaacgttaaaagtcgcaccttgaaaaggtgtaatccatttcaggaaacgtagaaagctaaattcgcgatacattaatccttttgaaatcttggggcgtattagacccgttgcttaccgtttcgatctCCCGACTCAATTGATCTCCATTCATCCTACATTccgtgtatcaaacttgaagaagtgtcttacgaaacaagaacttgttatcctcttcaatGAGCTTCTTATCAATGATAAattccacttcctaggagaaccggttg
This window of the Rutidosis leptorrhynchoides isolate AG116_Rl617_1_P2 chromosome 7, CSIRO_AGI_Rlap_v1, whole genome shotgun sequence genome carries:
- the LOC139858065 gene encoding geraniol 8-hydroxylase-like — translated: MEYLFFVLSSIVFFFILLHGIKLHRNRRMPPGPTGLPIIGNLLDLGPKPHESLAKLSKKHGPLMTIRLGSITSVVASTPYAAREILQRNDESCSGRNVPDAVTALDSHDAAVLWISPNDEWRTIRKALNSYLTHQHKLDTLRQLRENVVDGMLDFLRESGQNNVDVDIGKLAFAVALNQMSNTCLSRDVTSYESDDIGGFKTAVKTLMEVDGKFNIADIFPVLKPLDPQNIRRQAKAAYDWFDKVTEGFINERLKHRESKLPRFGDMLDSLLDYSEEKETNFNLIHIKTLLVDLFLAGTETSSNTTEWAMTELLLNPEMFSKVRKEVSTIVEKDGKIQEAKILDLPYLNAVIKETMRLHLSVPLLVPHKTETEVKLGKYIVPKNTQILVNAWAIARDPEYWDNPLIFNPERFMGNEVDYKGQHFEFIPFGSGRRMCPGIPLAHRVVSLMVASFVNHFDWKLPHAREEMDMNDIFGLTLLRATPLMATPIPINY